A single window of Lynx canadensis isolate LIC74 chromosome C2, mLynCan4.pri.v2, whole genome shotgun sequence DNA harbors:
- the BTD gene encoding biotinidase yields MQTLFMVCIMSGAGSQLALFLFGCYVVALGVHTEEPRVAQHSEAEHYVAAVYEHQSIFTPSPLALVGRKQALDLMNQNLDIYEQQVMTAAQKGVQIIVFPEDGIHGFNFTRTSVYPFLDFMPSPQLVRWNPCLEPHRFNDTEVLQRLSCMAIKGNMFLVANLGTKQPCHNNDPGCPHDGRYQFNTNVVFSNNGTLVDRYRKHNLYFEAAFDTPLKVDHIIFDTPFAGKFGIFTCFDILFFDPAIRLLRDSEVKHVVYPTAWMNQLPLLAAIQIQRAFAIAFGINLLAANIHHPSLGMTGSGIHSPRKSFWHHDMENATGHLIIAQVARNPLGLIGPENATGKMNPSRSKFLEILAGDPYCEKDAQEVHCDGATKWNMNTPPVFHSEMMYDNFTLVPVWGKEGYLRVCANGLCCYLLYQRPTLSKELYALGVFDGLHTVHGTYYVQVCALVKCGGLGFNTCGQEITEATGIFEFHLWGNFSTSYIFPLLLTSGMSLETPDQLGWENDYSFLSKSGLSSGLVTAALYGRLYERD; encoded by the exons ATTTATGGTCTGCATTATGTCTGGAGCCGGCAGTCAGCTTGCTCTTTTCCTCTTCGGCTGCTACGTGGTTGCCCTGGGAGTCCACACCGAGGAACCACGCGTGGCCCAGCACTCTGAGGCTGAACACTACGTGGCTGCTGTGTACGAGCACCAGTCAATCTTCACTCCCAGCCCTCTAGCACTCGTGGGCCGCAAGCAGGCCTTGGACCTAATGAACCAGAACCTCGACATCTATGAACAGCAAGTAATGACCGCAGCCCAAAAG GGTGTACAGATTATAGTGTTTCCAGAAGATGGCATTCATGGATTCAACTTTACAAGAACATCTGTTTACCCATTTTTGGACTTCATGCCGTCTCCCCAGTTGGTCAGGTGGAATCCTTGCCTGGAGCCCCACCGATTCAATGATACAGAG gtcCTCCAGCGCCTGAGTTGCATGGCCATCAAGGGCAATATGTTCCTGGTGGCCAATCTTGGGACCAAGCAGCCTTGCCATAACAATGACCCGGGGTGCCCACATGATGGAAGATACCAGTTTAACACAAATGTCGTGTTCAGCAACAACGGAACCCTTGTTGACCGCTATCGCAAACACAACCTCTACTTTGAGGCAGCTTTTGATACCCCTCTCAAAGTGGATCACATCATCTTTGATACCCCTTTTGCTGGCAAATTTGGCATCTTCACCTGCTTTGATATATTGTTTTTTGACCCTGCCATTAGACTCCTCAGAGACTCTGAGGTGAAGCACGTCGTATATCCTACTGCCTGGATGAACCAGCTCCCACTCTTGGCAGCCATTCAGATTCAGAGAGCTTTTGCCATTGCCTTTGGTATCAACCTGCTGGCTGCCAACATCCACCACCCATCTCTGGGGATGACCGGAAGTGGCATACATAGCCCTCGGAAGTCCTTTTGGCACCATGACATGGAAAACGCCACTGGTCATCTTATAATTGCACAGGTAGCCAGAAATCCACTGGGTCTCATTGGTCCAGAGAATGCCACAGGTAAAATGAACCCATCTCGTAGTAAGTTTTTAGAAATCTTGGCAGGTGATCCATACTGTGAAAAGGATGCTCAGGAAGTCCATTGTGATGGAGCCACCAAGTGGAACATGAACACTCCTCCTGTGTTTCATTCGGAGATGATGTATGACAATTTCACCCTGGTCCCTGTGTGGGGAAAGGAAGGCTACCTCCGCGTCTGTGCAAACGGCCTCTGCTGTTACTTGCTTTACCAGCGGCCCACTTTGTCCAAAGAGCTGTATGCCCTGGGGGTCTTTGACGGTCTTCACACTGTGCACGGCACTTACTATGTTCAAGTTTGTGCCCTGGTCAAGTGTGGGGGTCTTGGCTTTAACACCTGTGGGCAGGAGATCACAGAAGCCACAGGGATATTTGAGTTCCACCTATGGGGGAACTTCAGTACTTCCTAtatctttcctctgcttcttacCTCAGGGATGTCCCTGGAAACCCCTGATCAGCTTGGCTGGGAGAATGACTACTCCTTCCTGAGCAAGAGCGGACTGTCCTCTGGCCTGGTGACGGCAGCTCTCTACGGGCGGCTGTATGAGAGGGACTAG